A single window of Carassius auratus strain Wakin chromosome 9, ASM336829v1, whole genome shotgun sequence DNA harbors:
- the LOC113108088 gene encoding gastrula zinc finger protein XlCGF8.2DB-like, with translation MSHSSKPRSHPCGLCDKSFAQISMHTRHQQLHTSRLVLHKRTHAAEKPHTCRLCSKTFISLAHLALHLRSHSGERKYKCSACSKMFMQSSQLMRHKTIHTGEKPFKCPDCNKCFGRASHLKTHRRLHTGEKPFKCTQYERAFTQKDGLITHLRLHTGERPFKCEKCGKAFRTSAHLLNHQALELGEGRYTCATCNKGFRSVSMLKQHEKSHQGSGMLCCSVCSGAFAHSSYLQLKLHLQNGEQLFHCKVSNTIFVKMSTFEKHCRKHQTEMDGCEDREVKEEDDPPFELHTAVSPTPSTSEVNTRSKTRAKIKSTTESS, from the coding sequence ATGTCTCACTCTTCCAAGCCTCGATCCCATCCTTGTGGCCTTTGCGACAAATCTTTTGCCCAGATATCCATGCACACCAGACACCAGCAGCTGCACACCTCTCGCCTGGTTCTACATAAACGCACCCATGCTGCAGAGAAGCCTCATACCTGTCGGCTTTGCTCCAAGACCTTCATCTCGTTGGCTCACCTTGCCTTGCACCTGCGCTCGCACAGCGGAGAGAGGAAGTACAAATGCAGTGCATGTTCCAAAATGTTCATGCAATCGTCCCAGCTTATGCGCCACAAGACCATCCACACTGGTGAGAAACCCTTCAAATGCCCAGATTGCAATAAGTGCTTCGGCCGTGCCTCACACCTGAAAACCCACCGTAGGCTCCACACTGGTGAAAAACCCTTCAAATGCACACAGTATGAAAGGGCTTTTACGCAAAAGGACGGACTTATTACACACTTGCGCTTGCATACAGGTGAGCGCCCTTTTAAGTGTGAGAAATGTGGCAAGGCCTTCCGTACGTCAGCCCACCTGCTTAACCATCAGGCTCTGGAGCTGGGAGAGGGAAGATACACCTGTGCCACGTGCAACAAGGGCTTCAGGTCTGTGTCCATGCTAAAACAACATGAGAAAAGCCACCAGGGCAGCGGGATGCTGTGTTGTAGCGTGTGCTCGGGGGCCTTCGCTCATTCCTCCTATCTGCAGCTCAAACTGCACTTGCAAAACGGAGAGCAGCTTTTCCATTGCAAGGTGAGCAACACAATCTTTGTGAAGATGTCCACTTTTGAGAAACACTGCAGAAAACATCAGACAGAGATGGACGGATGTGAGGACAGGGAAGTAAAAGAGGAAGACGATCCCCCATTTGAGCTGCATACTGCTGTGTCCCCAACGCCTTCGACATCAGAAGTCAACACACGCTCCAAAACAAGAGCCAAAATTAAGAGTACAACCGAAAGCTCTTAA